A single Streptomyces sp. 2114.4 DNA region contains:
- the uvrB gene encoding excinuclease ABC subunit UvrB, with the protein MRPVSNIERTVAPFEVVSPYQPNGDQPAAIAELDRRIRGGEKDVVLLGATGTGKSATTAWMIEKLQRPTLVMAPNKTLAAQLANEFRELLPNNAVEYFVSYYDYYQPEAYVPQSDTYIEKDSSINEEVERLRHSATNSLLTRRDVVVVASVSCIYGLGTPQEYVDRMVPLKVGDEFDRDALLRRFVDIQYTRNDVAFTRGTFRVRGDTIEIFPVYEELAVRIEMFGDEIEALSTLHPLTGEVISEDRELYVFPASHYIAGPERMERAIAGIEAELADSLATMEKQGKHLEAQRLRMRTTYDIEMMRQIGSCSGIENYSMHMDGREPGSAPNTLLDYFPDDFLLVIDESHVTVPQIGAMYEGDASRKRTLVEHGFRLPSAMDNRPLKWEEFLGRIGQTVYLSATPGKYELSRGDGFVEQIIRPTGLVDPEVVVKPTDGQIDDLVHEIRTRTEKDERILVTTLTKKMAEDLTDYFLELGIQVRYLHSDVDTLRRVELLRELRSGEYDVLVGINLLREGLDLPEVSLVAILDADKEGFLRSGSALIQTIGRAARNVSGQVHMYADKVTPAMAKAIDETNRRREKQLAYNKENGIDPQPLRKKIGDIVATLAREEIDTQELLGSGYRKGAAAKETQGKAPVPALGGKAAKGKGGKAGADLTDRPAAELAALIEEMTERMRAAAAELQFEVAARLRDEVSELKKELRQMREAGVK; encoded by the coding sequence ATGCGGCCCGTATCAAACATCGAACGCACGGTGGCGCCCTTCGAGGTCGTCAGCCCCTACCAGCCCAACGGCGACCAGCCCGCGGCCATCGCCGAACTCGACCGGCGTATCCGCGGGGGTGAAAAGGACGTCGTCCTGCTCGGTGCGACCGGCACCGGCAAGTCGGCGACCACCGCGTGGATGATCGAGAAGCTGCAGCGCCCGACGCTCGTCATGGCGCCCAACAAGACCCTCGCGGCCCAGCTCGCCAACGAATTCCGCGAGCTGCTGCCGAACAACGCCGTCGAGTACTTCGTCTCCTACTACGACTACTACCAGCCCGAGGCCTACGTCCCGCAGTCCGATACGTACATCGAGAAGGACTCCTCCATCAACGAGGAGGTCGAACGGCTGCGGCACTCCGCGACGAATTCGCTGCTCACCCGGCGTGATGTCGTCGTGGTCGCCTCGGTGTCCTGCATCTACGGCCTCGGTACGCCGCAGGAGTACGTCGACCGGATGGTGCCGCTGAAGGTCGGCGACGAATTCGACCGCGACGCGCTGCTGCGCCGCTTCGTCGACATCCAGTACACCCGCAACGACGTCGCCTTCACCCGTGGCACCTTCCGGGTGCGCGGCGACACCATCGAGATCTTCCCGGTGTACGAAGAGCTGGCCGTGCGGATCGAGATGTTCGGCGACGAGATCGAGGCGCTGTCCACCCTCCATCCGCTCACCGGCGAGGTCATCAGCGAGGACCGGGAGCTGTACGTCTTCCCGGCCAGCCACTACATCGCCGGCCCGGAGCGCATGGAGCGGGCGATCGCCGGGATCGAGGCCGAGCTGGCGGACAGCCTCGCCACGATGGAGAAGCAGGGCAAGCATCTGGAGGCCCAGCGGCTGCGGATGCGCACCACCTACGACATCGAGATGATGCGTCAGATCGGCTCCTGCTCGGGCATCGAGAACTACTCGATGCACATGGACGGCCGCGAGCCCGGCTCCGCGCCCAACACCCTCCTCGACTACTTCCCGGACGACTTCCTGCTGGTCATCGACGAGTCGCATGTCACGGTCCCGCAGATCGGTGCCATGTACGAGGGCGATGCCTCGCGCAAGCGCACCCTCGTCGAGCACGGCTTCCGGCTGCCGTCCGCCATGGACAACCGGCCGCTGAAGTGGGAAGAGTTCCTGGGGCGCATCGGCCAGACCGTCTACCTGTCCGCGACACCCGGGAAGTACGAGCTCTCCCGGGGCGACGGCTTCGTGGAGCAGATCATCCGCCCGACCGGTCTGGTCGACCCGGAAGTGGTGGTCAAGCCCACCGACGGACAGATCGACGACCTGGTGCACGAGATCCGTACGCGCACGGAGAAGGACGAGCGCATCCTGGTCACCACCCTCACCAAGAAGATGGCCGAGGACCTCACGGACTACTTCCTCGAGCTCGGTATCCAGGTCCGGTACCTGCACAGCGATGTGGACACCCTGCGCCGGGTGGAGCTGCTGCGGGAGCTGCGCTCGGGTGAGTACGACGTCCTGGTGGGCATCAACCTGCTGCGGGAGGGCCTTGACCTGCCCGAGGTCTCCCTGGTGGCCATTCTGGACGCCGACAAGGAGGGCTTCCTGCGGTCCGGTTCGGCGCTCATCCAGACCATCGGACGTGCGGCGCGCAATGTCTCCGGACAGGTGCACATGTACGCCGACAAGGTCACCCCGGCGATGGCGAAGGCCATCGACGAGACCAACCGCCGCCGGGAGAAGCAGCTGGCGTACAACAAGGAGAACGGCATCGACCCGCAGCCGCTCCGCAAGAAGATCGGTGACATCGTCGCCACCCTCGCCCGCGAGGAGATCGACACCCAGGAGCTGCTGGGCTCGGGGTACCGCAAGGGCGCCGCTGCCAAGGAGACCCAGGGCAAGGCGCCGGTCCCGGCGCTCGGCGGCAAGGCCGCGAAGGGCAAGGGCGGCAAGGCGGGCGCGGACCTGACGGACCGTCCCGCCGCCGAACTGGCCGCGCTCATCGAGGAGATGACGGAGCGGATGCGGGCCGCCGCGGCGGAGCTGCAGTTCGAGGTCGCCGCCAGGCTGCGCGACGAGGTGAGCGAACTGAAGAAGGAACTGCGGCAAATGAGGGAGGCCGGGGTGAAGTAA
- a CDS encoding glycerophosphodiester phosphodiesterase family protein: MRIRPVATVAAGALMGLSALALSTTVVQAAPGGRPPVTIAHRGASTYAPENTLASIDAADRLGFEWVENDVQRTKDGELVILHDNSLARTTNVEQVFPGRSPWNVSDFTLREIEKLDAGSWFGRKFRGERVPTLEDYMDEVEHNDQSLLMELKSPELYPGIERQTLNELRRAGWLDKGHVKGRLIIQSFNADALKTVHRLRPDLTTGFLGNPSVADLPKFARYCDQINPVHTAVTPEYVAAVHGLKGPHRRPLDLYTWTVDDAATAVKVAGLGVDGIITNKPDVVRDAVGGDDD, encoded by the coding sequence ATGCGTATTCGCCCCGTCGCCACCGTTGCCGCCGGTGCGCTCATGGGTCTGTCCGCGCTCGCCCTCTCCACAACCGTCGTCCAGGCCGCACCGGGCGGACGCCCTCCGGTGACGATCGCTCACCGCGGCGCCTCGACGTACGCGCCCGAGAACACCCTCGCCTCGATCGACGCGGCCGACCGGCTGGGCTTCGAGTGGGTCGAGAACGACGTCCAGCGCACCAAGGACGGCGAGCTGGTCATCCTCCATGACAACTCGCTCGCCCGGACGACCAACGTCGAGCAGGTCTTTCCCGGCCGCTCCCCGTGGAACGTATCGGACTTCACGCTCCGCGAGATCGAGAAGCTGGACGCGGGCAGCTGGTTCGGACGGAAGTTCCGCGGGGAGCGGGTGCCGACCCTCGAGGACTACATGGACGAGGTCGAGCACAACGACCAGAGCCTGCTGATGGAGCTGAAATCGCCGGAGCTCTACCCCGGCATCGAGCGGCAGACCCTCAACGAGCTGCGTCGCGCGGGCTGGCTGGACAAGGGGCACGTCAAGGGCCGTCTGATCATCCAGAGCTTCAACGCCGACGCCCTCAAGACCGTGCACCGCCTGCGGCCGGACCTCACGACGGGCTTTCTCGGCAACCCGTCCGTCGCCGACCTCCCGAAGTTCGCGCGGTACTGCGATCAGATCAACCCCGTCCACACCGCGGTCACCCCGGAGTACGTCGCCGCCGTGCACGGTCTGAAGGGCCCGCACCGACGACCGCTGGACCTGTACACCTGGACCGTCGACGACGCGGCAACCGCGGTGAAGGTCGCCGGTCTGGGCGTCGACGGCATCATCACCAACAAGCCCGACGTGGTGCGCGACGCGGTGGGCGGCGACGACGACTGA
- a CDS encoding methylated-DNA--[protein]-cysteine S-methyltransferase gives MTNSEQAPRPEGPPHTAPETGTAARRDWAWTRLETPIGPLLLAATREGLVRVVFHADGQTARRELTRLEQFFGGPPTAAVPHLATATAELTAYFAGELQSFTVPLDWSLSAGFTGRVLQALAAGVPYGDVVGYQDLADRVGEPGAARAVGAAMGANPLPVVVPCHRVVASDGGIGGFGGGLETKRLLLALEGVLPAPLF, from the coding sequence GTGACGAATTCCGAGCAGGCTCCGCGTCCGGAGGGGCCGCCTCACACCGCACCGGAGACAGGGACGGCGGCCCGGCGCGACTGGGCCTGGACGCGGCTGGAGACACCGATCGGCCCGCTGCTGCTCGCCGCGACCCGGGAGGGCCTGGTCCGTGTCGTCTTCCATGCCGACGGGCAGACGGCCCGCCGGGAGCTGACCCGTCTGGAGCAGTTCTTCGGCGGGCCGCCGACGGCAGCGGTTCCTCATCTGGCGACGGCCACGGCCGAGCTCACCGCCTATTTCGCCGGAGAGCTGCAGTCCTTCACCGTCCCGCTGGACTGGTCGCTGTCCGCCGGCTTCACCGGCCGGGTCCTGCAGGCCCTGGCCGCCGGGGTCCCTTATGGCGACGTCGTCGGCTATCAGGACCTCGCCGACCGGGTCGGGGAACCGGGTGCCGCCCGCGCGGTGGGCGCCGCGATGGGCGCCAATCCGCTTCCGGTCGTCGTCCCCTGCCATCGTGTCGTCGCCAGTGACGGCGGCATCGGCGGCTTCGGCGGTGGTCTGGAGACCAAGCGTCTGCTGCTGGCCCTCGAAGGGGTGCTGCCCGCTCCGCTCTTCTGA
- a CDS encoding DUF1697 domain-containing protein gives MSRQIALLRGINVGGHNSFPKAKQLELAESLGFGEVSVLLQTGNIVFADPGIPPQETARMLHDRIAAELGLTVPIIVRTRDELAAAVAANPFPQAVADPKSLHVTFLSAVPADTSRLDGLDPAAFAPDQYRLTGRELYLWCPGGIGRSKLAAVVSRARLGVTATARNWNTVTKLLALADA, from the coding sequence ATGTCCCGTCAGATCGCTCTGCTCCGCGGCATCAATGTCGGCGGCCACAACTCCTTCCCCAAGGCGAAGCAGCTGGAACTCGCCGAGTCCCTGGGCTTTGGCGAGGTCTCGGTGCTCCTGCAGACCGGCAACATCGTCTTCGCCGACCCCGGTATCCCCCCGCAGGAGACGGCCCGGATGCTCCACGACCGGATCGCCGCCGAACTCGGCCTGACGGTGCCGATCATCGTCCGGACCCGCGACGAGCTGGCCGCCGCCGTCGCCGCGAATCCGTTTCCCCAGGCCGTAGCGGATCCCAAGAGCCTGCATGTCACGTTCCTGTCGGCGGTGCCGGCCGACACCTCCCGGCTGGACGGGCTCGACCCGGCCGCGTTCGCGCCCGATCAGTACCGGCTGACCGGACGCGAACTGTATCTGTGGTGCCCCGGCGGCATCGGCCGCTCCAAGCTCGCCGCGGTGGTGAGCCGCGCCCGGCTCGGGGTGACGGCGACGGCCCGTAACTGGAACACCGTCACCAAGCTCCTGGCCCTGGCCGACGCCTGA
- a CDS encoding type II toxin-antitoxin system PemK/MazF family toxin yields MTTSFNASDESAVLPGSQGPTATVEARPQSVGTVTMTYAPDPDGDPDPGEIVWTWVPYEENDGRGKDRPVLVVARETGGTLLAVQLSSKRHQNDREWVPLGAGPWDRAGRDSWVAVDRVLRVHPAGMRREACALDRGRFNLVVNRLRERYGWR; encoded by the coding sequence GTGACCACTTCATTCAATGCATCCGACGAGTCCGCCGTGCTGCCCGGCAGCCAGGGGCCCACCGCGACCGTGGAAGCCCGTCCGCAGTCCGTCGGCACCGTGACGATGACCTATGCGCCCGACCCCGACGGCGACCCGGACCCCGGCGAGATCGTGTGGACCTGGGTGCCCTACGAGGAGAACGACGGCCGGGGCAAGGACCGCCCCGTGCTGGTCGTTGCCCGCGAGACCGGCGGAACGCTGCTGGCCGTGCAGCTGTCCAGCAAGCGGCACCAGAACGACCGGGAGTGGGTGCCGCTCGGGGCCGGCCCCTGGGACCGCGCGGGGCGCGACTCGTGGGTGGCCGTGGACCGGGTGCTGCGGGTGCACCCGGCCGGGATGCGGCGCGAGGCCTGCGCGCTGGACCGGGGCCGCTTCAACCTGGTCGTCAACCGGCTGCGCGAGCGCTACGGCTGGCGCTGA
- a CDS encoding uridine kinase, which yields MRLEAITWERLTDALAERIVTMPAKDGSPWLRVALDGAPAAAPGELAGRLSQALRIRGRAVHRAGTFGFLRPASLRLEYGREDPDAYHDEWFDRQALWREVFQPLDVGGTGWVLPDLWDPAADRATRSAYVQLPPGGVLLLHGPLLLGHWFPFDLSVHLKLSPAALARRTPQGERWTLPAFARYEAETRPEEVADVVVRADDPRRPAWSGPL from the coding sequence GTGCGGCTCGAAGCGATCACCTGGGAACGGCTCACCGACGCGCTCGCCGAGCGCATCGTCACGATGCCGGCGAAGGACGGGAGCCCCTGGCTGCGGGTGGCCCTCGACGGGGCGCCCGCGGCCGCGCCGGGCGAGCTGGCCGGGCGGCTCAGCCAGGCGCTGCGGATCCGGGGGCGGGCGGTGCACCGGGCCGGCACCTTCGGCTTTCTGCGCCCCGCCTCGCTGCGGCTGGAGTACGGCCGTGAGGATCCCGACGCCTACCACGACGAGTGGTTCGACCGGCAGGCCCTGTGGCGTGAGGTGTTCCAGCCGCTGGACGTGGGCGGCACCGGGTGGGTGCTGCCCGACCTGTGGGACCCCGCGGCGGACCGGGCGACGCGCAGCGCGTACGTGCAGCTGCCGCCCGGCGGCGTCCTGCTGTTGCACGGCCCTCTGCTGCTCGGCCACTGGTTCCCCTTCGATCTCTCCGTGCATCTGAAGCTGTCACCGGCCGCGCTCGCCCGCCGCACCCCGCAGGGCGAGCGCTGGACCCTGCCCGCGTTCGCGCGCTACGAGGCCGAGACCCGGCCCGAGGAGGTGGCGGACGTGGTCGTACGAGCCGACGACCCCCGCCGGCCGGCCTGGAGCGGCCCGCTCTGA
- a CDS encoding IclR family transcriptional regulator C-terminal domain-containing protein — translation MGNSTAATGASDSAAVPATGTAPRSAGPAKKARQAAKGTSSTGSRASGSGHAERVFLVQTAFAELGGSAHGPGEIAEFTGLDDSVVYRILQSGIYQRIFERVDRGLYRLRTSAAQLAFTALDHRLDGAASQTVLSELRTATDDGLAFLYMVAPFSGAQRQCVDMAVGDSDLAELGMTPRDVLSVTRSLRTGASGRTILAYLPEVLQQRVLAEPVPDQAGPGVYRDNEALRESLAEVRDLGHALGYEECMAGWNSCAAPIMWDGSIMGAVLLLKLKSVMPVAPDGVIEATKEAAAELSRHGAARPS, via the coding sequence ATGGGCAACAGCACCGCAGCCACGGGAGCGTCGGACTCGGCCGCCGTGCCCGCCACCGGCACGGCGCCGCGTTCCGCGGGCCCCGCCAAGAAGGCGCGCCAGGCAGCCAAGGGCACGTCGTCCACGGGCTCCCGGGCGTCGGGATCCGGCCATGCCGAACGGGTCTTCCTCGTCCAGACGGCCTTCGCCGAACTGGGCGGATCCGCCCACGGCCCGGGTGAGATCGCGGAGTTCACCGGCCTGGACGACTCCGTCGTCTACCGCATCCTGCAGTCCGGCATCTACCAGCGCATCTTCGAACGGGTGGACCGCGGCCTCTACCGGCTGCGCACCTCGGCGGCCCAGCTGGCCTTCACCGCGCTCGACCACCGCCTCGACGGCGCGGCCTCGCAGACGGTGCTGAGCGAACTGCGGACGGCCACCGACGACGGGCTGGCGTTCCTCTACATGGTGGCGCCGTTCTCCGGCGCGCAACGACAGTGCGTCGACATGGCGGTTGGCGACTCCGACCTCGCGGAGCTGGGGATGACGCCGCGCGACGTGCTGTCCGTGACGCGGTCGCTGCGCACCGGTGCCTCCGGGCGGACGATCCTCGCCTACCTGCCGGAGGTGCTGCAGCAGCGGGTGCTGGCCGAACCCGTCCCCGACCAGGCGGGACCCGGTGTCTACCGGGACAACGAGGCGCTGAGGGAGTCCCTGGCCGAGGTGCGCGACCTCGGACACGCCCTCGGGTACGAGGAGTGCATGGCCGGCTGGAACTCCTGTGCGGCGCCGATCATGTGGGACGGCTCCATCATGGGAGCGGTGCTGCTCCTCAAGCTCAAGTCCGTGATGCCGGTGGCCCCCGACGGCGTCATCGAGGCGACGAAGGAGGCGGCGGCCGAACTGAGCCGCCACGGCGCCGCCCGGCCGTCCTGA
- a CDS encoding zinc-binding dehydrogenase, whose product MRAIVMREFGGPDVLRLEDVPEPAPRAGHSLVEVSLAGINYADVHVRGDSYLAPVELPYVPGNEVVGTVDGGRRVVGLCRGGGYAERTLLHRRVTWDVPDAISDAQAVALALQGNSAWHLLFTSLRLTEGETVVVPAAAGGVGSLAVQLAAHAGARVIGLAGSPEKRKLAEELGAHAVVDSTAEDLTERILDAAGGPVAAALEMTGGLTFERTLAAVAPRGRLAVYGFAGGDLASVPTRELMARSITVSGFWLPQLYADRTALPTSMRALFGAVADGTLKPLTGTAYALGEAARAHHDLAARTPTGKLALDAAR is encoded by the coding sequence GTGCGCGCGATTGTGATGCGAGAATTCGGCGGCCCGGACGTGCTGCGGCTCGAGGACGTTCCCGAGCCCGCGCCCCGCGCCGGCCACTCGCTGGTCGAGGTGTCCCTGGCCGGCATCAACTACGCGGATGTGCACGTCCGCGGGGACTCCTACCTCGCACCCGTCGAGCTGCCGTACGTACCCGGGAACGAGGTCGTGGGGACGGTGGACGGCGGACGGCGCGTCGTCGGGCTGTGCCGCGGCGGCGGATACGCGGAGCGAACGCTGCTGCACCGCCGCGTGACCTGGGACGTCCCCGACGCCATCAGCGACGCACAGGCCGTTGCGCTGGCGCTGCAGGGCAACAGCGCCTGGCATCTGCTGTTCACCTCGCTGCGCCTCACCGAGGGCGAGACCGTCGTCGTACCGGCCGCGGCGGGCGGCGTCGGTTCGCTGGCCGTCCAGCTCGCCGCGCACGCCGGGGCCAGGGTCATCGGCCTCGCGGGCTCCCCGGAAAAGCGCAAACTGGCCGAGGAACTGGGCGCCCACGCGGTGGTCGACTCGACCGCCGAGGACCTGACCGAGCGCATCCTGGACGCGGCCGGCGGACCGGTCGCGGCGGCGCTGGAGATGACCGGCGGGCTCACCTTCGAGCGGACCCTCGCCGCCGTCGCACCGCGCGGCCGCCTCGCCGTCTACGGGTTCGCCGGCGGCGACCTGGCGAGCGTGCCCACCCGGGAGCTGATGGCGCGGAGCATCACCGTCTCCGGCTTCTGGCTGCCGCAGCTCTACGCGGACCGTACGGCCCTGCCGACGTCCATGCGGGCGCTGTTCGGCGCGGTCGCCGACGGCACCCTCAAGCCGCTCACCGGCACCGCCTATGCGCTCGGCGAGGCGGCACGGGCGCACCACGATCTGGCCGCACGCACCCCGACCGGAAAACTGGCCCTCGACGCCGCCCGGTAA
- a CDS encoding FAD-dependent monooxygenase: MNGSSTTSSNGLQFHHPYLAVVLGGGFTGMLAAAALSQHADVIVVERDRLPRTPALPTDLPRARHAHLLTAHGARLIDALLPGSLERWLAEGARRMPKPAESADRRPAGRSVRRARGEHLIACSRDLLDRVVRQQAAALPGVSVLDGTEAAGLTGTAEHITGVRVRDTTTGATYRLDADLVVDATGRHSTTRDRLAALGLPTAREDRADCDIVSATRIFRAPDGMENCPVLTTRSAFTTPAPGALVPRRPVPGKTATLIPIEGGRWLVTLTGTGDDRPSEHAGRFVPFARRTGNGVIGDLIADAEPLSEVRLSRDTTSRRRRYEQLPSWPTGFIALGGAVVSLAPDCGQGLALAAHGAAVLRGALRRHGIDEPALARKVQRSLGRLARTPWSLATGTVLPSPAAGRPAVSRAYLDVVTPFAPAAPVLRPFAVLGLLRNAARTGPAASGAAGGPVSPQALPPPRPATGGPAPSAAPLPPAAAGAASALAATPATRLSAASSAPGQPSAPPRGSPTAPKRLPRLGFRPTALRRIGGAGRRKPADG, from the coding sequence ATGAACGGATCGAGCACGACGAGCAGCAACGGGCTCCAGTTCCACCACCCTTACCTCGCCGTGGTGCTCGGCGGCGGCTTCACGGGCATGCTCGCCGCCGCGGCGCTGTCCCAACACGCCGATGTCATCGTCGTCGAGCGCGACCGGCTGCCCCGGACGCCCGCCCTGCCCACGGACCTTCCGCGGGCCCGGCACGCCCATCTGCTGACCGCGCACGGCGCGCGGCTGATCGACGCGCTGCTGCCCGGCAGCCTCGAACGCTGGCTGGCCGAGGGCGCCCGCAGGATGCCGAAACCGGCGGAGTCCGCCGACCGGCGGCCGGCGGGCCGGTCGGTCCGGCGGGCACGTGGTGAGCATCTGATCGCCTGCTCCCGCGATCTGCTCGACCGGGTCGTCCGCCAACAGGCGGCGGCCCTCCCGGGGGTGAGCGTCCTCGACGGAACCGAAGCGGCCGGGCTCACCGGCACCGCGGAACACATCACCGGCGTGCGCGTCCGGGACACCACCACCGGCGCCACGTACCGTCTGGACGCCGACCTCGTCGTCGACGCCACCGGCCGGCACTCCACCACCCGGGACCGGCTGGCCGCGCTGGGGCTGCCCACCGCACGCGAAGACCGCGCGGACTGCGACATCGTCTCGGCGACCCGTATCTTCCGGGCCCCCGACGGCATGGAGAACTGTCCGGTGCTCACCACCCGTTCGGCGTTCACCACCCCGGCCCCCGGGGCTCTCGTGCCGCGGCGCCCGGTTCCCGGCAAGACCGCGACGCTGATCCCCATCGAGGGCGGGCGCTGGCTGGTCACGCTCACCGGCACCGGGGACGACCGGCCCTCCGAACACGCGGGCCGTTTCGTGCCGTTCGCGCGCCGCACGGGTAACGGCGTCATCGGCGACCTCATCGCGGACGCCGAGCCGCTGAGCGAGGTGCGGCTGTCCCGGGACACCACCAGCCGACGGCGGCGCTATGAACAACTGCCGTCCTGGCCTACGGGGTTCATCGCCCTCGGCGGTGCCGTGGTCTCGCTCGCCCCCGACTGCGGTCAGGGCCTGGCCCTCGCCGCCCATGGTGCCGCCGTGCTGCGCGGGGCACTGCGGCGGCACGGGATCGACGAGCCGGCGCTCGCCCGGAAGGTGCAGCGGAGCCTCGGACGCCTCGCCCGGACACCCTGGTCCCTGGCCACCGGCACGGTGCTCCCCTCCCCCGCCGCCGGCCGGCCCGCCGTCAGCCGCGCCTACCTCGATGTCGTCACGCCCTTCGCTCCGGCGGCCCCGGTCCTGCGCCCCTTCGCCGTACTCGGTCTGCTCCGGAACGCGGCACGGACCGGACCGGCGGCAAGTGGTGCGGCGGGCGGGCCGGTCTCACCCCAGGCGCTCCCGCCCCCGCGGCCGGCGACGGGCGGCCCCGCGCCGTCCGCCGCCCCGCTTCCCCCGGCAGCGGCCGGTGCCGCCTCCGCCCTCGCGGCGACGCCCGCGACCCGGCTCTCCGC